From Lolium perenne isolate Kyuss_39 chromosome 5, Kyuss_2.0, whole genome shotgun sequence, a single genomic window includes:
- the LOC127300583 gene encoding uncharacterized protein, producing the protein MAAAAGGAAGRPWRVIPRPVLETVLHNHALHPRVPQPLLLHGPRGVGKSTLLLDRLLPQWSEPPHYAAFVDFLNPAPTSPAHAHATAAPWSLLADPTAPSLPTLRLQLESALEGLTRAAVLKGAVGSKDVLAALSRSHGLHTALSRLAGPAAARGRGTSSVPVLWARAVLAATSSARGEDPTFRIGEGEAANCSMEETAYMQEAMAALRVAKELLRMQEGWRKEALREMNRTGRFSRPLVNSATDWPCLLLDVLSGAAEVDFFQPKLVLNNVDVLKRATCEDDTMVPAAMYHDSFIWRLIALGANEQCLPVFMSTSDGYYSSQAFVDFGFPNIFISRETFGWTQQEAKLHMVSEFFSEKEWKVVDEILGTNTRHLSEIYMLKQKASRPEVLHDTNIEEIVDTYLAHLQVSVVNPAMDTALSMVQKFASDVREGKIPENRLSFGAPWRHPPRTDNPDTSYKWAKIQLMDFVQSFVNAEFGLNYLADDSLEILDDPAAVAMMEVGLLYQQREPSFMRPITRGIQRCLARWLVQQRLELNLQESISFLWQRAIRGRSYRHLMKEIGYK; encoded by the exons ATGgctgccgccgccggcggcgcAGCCGGCCGCCCGTGGCGCGTGATCCCGCGCCCCGTCCTCGAGACCGTCCTCCACAACCACGCCCTCCACCCGCGCGTGCCGCAGCCGCTGCTCCTCCACGGCCCGCGCGGCGTCGGCAAGTCCACGCTCCTCCTCGACCGCCTCCTCCCCCAGTGGTCCGAGCCCCCGCACTACGCCGCCTTCGTCGACTTCCTCAACCCCGCCCCCACTTCCCCCGCCCACGCCCACGCCACCGCGGCGCCGTGGTCTCTCCTCGCCGACCCCACGGCCCCCTCCCTCCCTACCCTCCGCCTCCAGCTCGAGTCCGCGCTCGAGGGACTCACCCGCGCCGCCGTGCTCaaaggcgccgtcggctccaaggacGTGCTCGCCGCGCTCTCCCGCTCCCACGGCCTCCACACCGCGCTCTCCCGCCTCGCGggccccgccgccgcccgcgGCCGGGGCACCAGCTCGGTCCCGGTGCTCTGGGCGAGGGCCGTGCTAGCCGCGACCTCCTCCGCCCGCGGCGAGGACCCCACGTTCCGCATTggcgagggagaggcggccaaCTGTTCCATGGAGGAGACGGCGTACATGCAGGAGGCCATGGCGGCGCTGCGCGTGGCCAAGGAACTGCTCCGGATGCAGGAGGGGTGGAGGAAGGAGGCGTTGCGGGAGATGAATAGGACGGGCCGGTTCTCGCGCCCGCTGGTCAATTCAGCCACGGACTGGCCGTGCCTCCTGCTGGACGTGCTGTCAGGCGCGGCGGAGGTGGATTTCTTCCAG CCAAAGCTGGTGCTGAACAATGTGGATGTACTCAAGAGGGCGACGTGTGAGGATGACACTATGGTGCCTGCAGCAATGTACCATGACAGCTTCATTTGGAGGTTGATCGCACTTGGTGCCAATGAGCAGTGCTTGCCTGTGTTTATGTCGACCTCAGATGG ATACTATTCTTCTCAAGCATTTGTTGATTTCGGTTTTCCTAATATCTTCATTTCTCGCGAG ACATTTGGTTGGACACAACAAGAAGCTAAACTGCATATGGTTTCTGAGTTCTTCAGTGAAAAGGAG TGGAAAGTTGTTGATGAGATTCTTGGGACAAACACACGACACCTATCTGAGATATATATGCTGAAGCAAAAGGCCAGTCGCCCAGA GGTTTTGCATGACACAAACATTGAGGAAATTGTTGACACATACCTGGCACACTTGCAA GTATCTGTTGTGAATCCTGCTATGGATACAGCATTGAGTATGGTGCAGAAGTTCGCCTCTGATGTTCGCGAGGGTAAAATACCAGAAAACAGACTGTCTTTTGGTGCACCCTGGAGACATCCACCCAGGACTGACAACCCTGATACGTCATATAAGTGGGCAAAGATTCAACTGATGGATTTTGTCCAATCCTTTGTAAACGCTGAATTTGGG TTGAACTACCTAGCAGATGATAGCCTGGAAATATTGGATGATCCTGCAGCAGTGGCTATGATGGAG GTCGGCCTACTTTATCAACAGAGAGAACCATCCTTTATGCGACCAATCACTCGTGGGATTCAGCGCTGTCTTGCTAGATG GCTTGTTCAGCAGAGATTAGAGTTGAACCTTCAAGAATCAATATCATTCTTATGGCAACGTGCAATACGTGGGCGAAGCTACCGGCACTTGATGAAAGAAATCGGCTACAAGTAA